The stretch of DNA gtatgaataaaatatataattgctcTTCGACGAGCTGAACGAAgttatttatgtgtatatacattacgattaattttacatagataGAAAGATAATCGGACAAATATACATTTAGCTTCGCAGCTTtctgtagaaaataataaatatatattaatattaattctcttctgttttatattaatatagattcgCAGGATTGTAAGACATTTTAAATACATGCCTTATTCTTAACTCTTGGaaataatcgatttttttttgcaaatggAGAAATGCTATATAAGATCATTACATGTTAATTCTATAAGATATTTGTAATCATCTGCAATATCTTTacatatagataaatatagtACGATTTTATTCTTGTACAAAAAAACACTACTCAATGAAATTAACGAGTTTGCGTTCTTTTAGGCTTCTTACTTCATTGGATATTcgctctttttaaaaaaaaaatagattattctAGTTACTCCTTcagcaaaaaaattcttttcattttcttactacttttttacgtatttactaatctttcgctctcttccaGAACTAACCAGaactaaatacaatataaaaagatacttCGGCAATGTTCCAACAATACGAACGTATCTAAACGAGTTAAATAATAGCACAATAGCGTTAACAATACAAACgaaagtatttaaattaagtacAACGTTTAAATACAATCAGTAAAagcattttttgcatatgcTGATAATAAATGAACTTTATATACtgcatgtgtatatatatatattcaatcatatatatcatatattaataatgtagcGATATAACATGACATACATTCGgaataatcttaaataacTCCGGAATCATTTTGTATgcttaacaatttatatacaatacatacaCACAGCTTCCCCGTTCTATCTCATTATAAATTagtgaaaaaataatgctGCTTTGGCCATGATCTGCGCATCGGTAATTATTAACTACATATCTTCGTTGCTAACACCTACACTTTTGAATGTGTTTTCATGGTAGTCTTCAAAATAGTCAAAAAACTCTAATTGTACACGGCTCATCATCGCGCGAAGTGTATACTTCTAGAAAAATCTCGTCTCGAACGCATCGATCGTTACCACAATATAATCCTGTATTATAGTCTGCCGTTCGTTTAATAGTAATAGATAACATTAATACTTTGATTATTATCACTGCATGAGGATGATTCGTGTAAAGCAAATAGCCATTACTCATCTCCAACaaacagaataaattatttactttcaaattcgctttttcttccttctcgCCCGAAGGCGAGAATTCGCTAAATCACCGCGAGATGACTGATTACCTTTGCCGTCACTATACGAAATATTCAATTCCGCTccatattataaaacatttaagcACCTTCGACTTTGGTatgaaaacaaaatgtttCGGCGATTACGCTCGCGATCTCCTcatgttattttcaataaaatgagAGATCTCACGCATTGATACATTGTACAtaaagtgtataaaaattggACGCGTCCATCAAATCATGAGTACGAACGTTCGAATGGAATGGCTCggtaattgattaattagtataaaataaatgtaaatttaaaaaaaaaaaaaaagaaaagtgatACACGCGCAATGGaatgtgtaatttaaattctctCTTTTAAATGGCTGTTTATCACTTCATTTTAAATTGCGATAATCACTATCGTTTCCGTCTCAAATCAGACTGatgtaattatcaaatattcgtCGACATCTAGAATGACTTCGACATACAAGCTAATAAGCTTTACATCCGCGAGTAACATTTAATCGTAAATCCTTCCGCATTTATCGTgccaattaataataaaatagtttttctatCTTCTATATGTATATCGTGACAAATAAGATAGTTACAAGGCCATATAGCAGTACTGCAGAGCATTCTGACGTTAGTGTTTTATGTgctattttctttaatacgGATTTTAAGAtcgaaatttttcttcagaaTTAGCTCCAGCTATCGAAGTActaggaaaaattaaatctccAGAAAGTGCTGTACAATGTAAAtcgctgtctctctctctttctctctcgacaCCGATGAGTCTATGACAAGTACACCTAACTGTTAATGCCTAttgatttgataaattttatcatatatttactTTCCAATAAATTAATGCTCACGTTGCAACGAATAAACAACGATctgtacatttaatataaaaattaaacctAAGGACGGAGAAcagaaaacgctataagactATGATCGGATATTCGATCCTCGCtgtgaataaaatgtatcggTCGGCAAAATGTATCAAGTTGCCAGGCATCACTGATATCTCTCATCcacgccgcgcgcgcgcgcgcgcgaggtaCACGGAATTCTCTATCGCAATTACGCTAAGCTTCACCCCGGAGAgctcctctctcttttcttctttaaagTACAACGCTCGGCGAGTGAGTTCACCGACAATCAGTTGTGCAGAACCGTGTTCCCGGCATACAACTACAAAAATCTTCTACTTGTATCTCGGACTATCTGGAGGAGTAGATTGTGTGTTAGCTCTCTGCTTTGGTCCGGTTTTAAAGGACATCTTTTTCACGGGTCTCGGTGAAATTCCGTGAAGCGTTGTGCTGTCGGGGATATCATTGCTAAACCACACTCTGCTTCCGTCAGAAACTGGAAACAAACGCGGGAACGTTGTTAGCATAAACTTGGCAAATCATCATTATTGAAAAGCcacacaaaaaattttagccACAAAGTAAAGAATCGTGTGAGAAAAACGCAGAGACGTTAGAAATAGTAAGCGTGCAGTCGAGAAGATTGTATCAGCAGTaacacattaatattttgcgaatTGCAAATATCATGTTCTTCTGCTAAGCAATATTCAGAAAACAGCATATAAAAcacatataagaaaaataataatattcgaaCATGCCATCTTTAGTGCTCATAGATTGGAAAGATTACCtctgaatatattttgcaagacTGCCAaacaaaaagttaattaagaGACGTGTTGGAATTCAAAAGTGTTGGAGAAAAAGTTGTTGGAAAAATTCTCTTTACTTTATATTGTATTCGGCAGGTGTTAAATCTTGCGATTTTACGTATTGTTATTGTGGACAGacagaacaaataaaaaacataaagatCGGACACGGAATTGCAACGTGCTTTTTCACTTTGAAAAGATTTACATCCGAGAGTATCCGCAACGTAGTTGCGGATGCGCTATGGACATCGCAGCTTATCGATCAGACGTATACTTAACAGATAGACAGAGATGTAGGATACAATGTCAGATAATACGCTCGAAGAACAGCacggaaataataaataactaataatactaCCTTGTCTGGTGGTGTTACAAGGTGGGTGGGGGTTAGTGGACTGAATTAGTCACCTCTATTCGCACGATTGTCACTGCTCGCCGCCGAGGTGCTGCGCAGACCGGAACGCCCCTGATGCGAATCTATAAGCGCTGCCGCGAGGTTTGACGACGCTGTGGATTGCACGCTTGTTGTAGATCCTGACAGTGCgatatcgataataataacaataataataaacttctACACAGTCGTATTACGTGACATACGAAATTTCaaattccacaaaaaaatataacaagtaaaaagtttttttttttgcacaccGCGTACGTAAACGGAGAAAAAAACGAactaaatatcaaaattttttaatttatattgaaattcacGCACCAGAGACGGACGAAGCTCCGCTGAACGGGCTCGGCGGTTGCACCGGCGAGTAAACGTTGGCCGTGAACTCCTCGAACGTCGTGGCTTCCTTGTGATTTCTCATGACAGTATCGATGGATCGCGCTCTCTCTTCGTaactgaaattatttatagatctTTCCAGTGCAACAATCTTCTCGCAATATCGTGATTTATGAACAGAACTGAATTCATGACTTACTAATGTTGGTACAATGTAAGCGTAGACCTTTTCGCCCTGCTCGCGGCCAGCGCAGTCGTTCTCACCAAACCCGGCAACACCTTGTCCTCCACGATACACTCGTCAAACAGTGGCCCGAAGAATGGAATCTCCGACTTCCGCGAAATCTGTACTCGATACAGCTTGTTTTTCAGCGGATAAATGACTATCAGAACGTCGCAGAATTCCGTTGGTATGATGTCCCTGCGATAATCCCGCCAGTGCTCCGACCAGACTATGTGGATCTCGTCGTTGCCGAGATGCCGCGTCTAAAATCAAATGCTTTATGAATATCCGCCGAAAGGCAAATataattgagataaaaattatgcgtGCTTcgacaattaaataatctaaacAAGGAGGCGAAGAAGGCCGCGCTAAAATAACGTGCATCGTTACCTTTTGCAGTAAACTCTCAGGGCTGTCCGATGGCATTCTCGTGGCAACGTGAAAGAGAACTTCGGTGAAGGACGTGGCGTAGTACGGTGCGGTGACGCCGGACGCCTTGCCGGGCACTAAGCCGCCGAGGAAGCCGGTGTGCGACTCGAGCTCGACCTCCCAGGCGAGTCGCGCGATGAAGCTCTCGTACTCCTTACTGGCAGTGACGTTGCTTAGTATGGAGTTTTTGTCTTCCTGGCCCTGGCTGACGTAAATCACCGCTATCTTGTGTGTCTCTCTGGATCGCTGGCTGTCAAGATTGCGCAGCTCGCGCAAGAGCTTCTCGTTTTTCGCCAGCAAATGCAGTTTCCTCCGTTGCTCCCAGCCGGACAGGCCGAGATGCGAAAACAGAAGGCGGCAGTGGTGAAACGGCGCCGGCGGCGGGCGACACGACGGCGGGCTGATTGCCGATGCGCTCATGCTGCAAATCGAGATTCGCGACGTTAAAATTCAGCGACTGATGTTGCGACTGTCGGTGatgcaattttgtaaaaacgaaattttcattaatattctgCAAAATAGCTGGAATACGAAGGAGTACGCAACCTGATGTGCTGACTCCAGTTGTTGATGTGCTCCTGCTCCACGTTCCTTTGATTCAAAATCGTCGCAATCGTCTCGCTTTCGAGATAGTGTCCCTGAGGTGGGTTAGCAGGCGCGTTGAGAGCGACTTCCGGGTTAGTCAAAACTTCCGGACTGGTGTGTCCTATGTATTGAAGGAGCTGAGGACATACGAGGATTCTCTAGCGCTAATCTCATCATCAGATTACGCTTAAGGGGATCCtaaaaaaacgaattttacgaaaaatagatGGTAAAACAGAGACGTATCTGCtttaccttctatttttcgtaaaattcgttttttttggctgcgtggcttgaaaaatcctttcaaatcgaccatccgtagtgtattagcatatgtactttacttacagaaaaggactttttattctacacagccaaaaaaaagttaagtgtatttgaaaaaaataagtaaaacagaccactttaggatccccttaatgattaatcttaaattttcaCTCACGTCATCCAAATTGTCCATATCGCTCGCGGCGTTTGCGAAAGTCGGCAATATGTGAGGCTCGCGATGCCGTATCGTGTGTCTGGGTGTACAGTTGTGAGGCGTGATAACGCTATTTAAGTCATCTACATGCAGCTTCGCACTCCAGTCGACTGAAACAAATGGTGAGAATTCATATTAGTTTGTTTTCATTGTCGAAAAACTgctacacaaatttatttgcataaattaattaccagGTTTCGCGAATGGCAGCGGTAGATCGTCGTCGACAAAGGGTTGGCTATATAAGATCGAACTGTCCCAAGAGGCTTTGCCAGCGAGATCTCGCAGCAAAACTCTGACCAAGGAAGGAGCCGTGGTCAAGCCGGCCGTGACTCCTCCGCCAGGCGCGTCCAGTGCCGCCAACTCCACCAGCGACATTATGATCGAGTTAGAGAGCATCAACAGCTGTATGTTAGGCGCTTGGAAAACGGCGGAGGACAACTCGTCCCCGTCGATTCCGGGAACGTCGTCCAGCTCGACGACCAGCGATGAGAGACGCGCGGCACCGATTCCCATCGGAAAGTGTCCGAGGTGGTTGATTAAATGCATCATCACCTGCGCCCAAAATAAATGTCaagttaaataaacaatagattttgaattttataaagccattgttgtaataataataattgaataaataggCTGTTGAGTCTGCAAGTTTTCATTCAAATGCCAAATCAATATCGTTAAAGCGTTAGAACTTGCGTTGGCCTAATAgacaatttattcaattagGTTAAGTTAATTTTTCCAAGCAAGCAACTCGTAAGCACGGTTTTagtgtcataaatttttaatattattaaaaatcttcaagtctttttttatatatactcaTGTGCAACAGTTTACCATTTTTGCTGCCAACTGCACGGACTGAATGTTTCCTTTGTGCGGCGATTTTGAGGAAGGCTCGTCGACCAGATTATCCAGCATAATGTTCAGATCAAAATCGTCGTCCTCTTCATGATTCTTAGCGGTTCTTGAAAATTCCTTCCCCACTTTGTTCTGCACTATATTGTTCAACACctacgaaataaaattgaacgaTGTGCAAACTGAGAAACTAAATTGTGGCGTGTGGGATCTAAGAGAGTACAATACTAACTGTAAATAAGGTCATCAAGAGCGGCTTCCCGTGGAACACCTGCAGTAATACCGCTGGTCCTAAATGCATAGCCCACTCGCCCAAGCAGAACAGCATCGACACTGTCAAAGGCCCGCGTCTTTCCCGCGTTGTCATTCGCCCAAGTGTATCCGACAAAATCTAAATGTTGAAGAATACAAATCTCGTTACTTTTCTCCTTAAATTGAATCATATGATAGAACGTACTTGTATTATCTTAGATGGCACACTGGGATACAGTTCTAGCAGCACGTCGGCCTTATCGCAGAGAAGTAACAGAGAATCGCACGCAACCTGTGCAACCGTGGCGTGCGAGGCCTGGAAATAGAAGATCGGTGTAATCATTGTGTGTCAATTAACTTCCGATCggtaaaaattgtacatagGTAATCCTCGTATGTGATTTTGATATAATAGAATCTGAAAATTATAGCAGGAGCTATCATTTAACACGGTACAGTATGTCTAAAACcggcaattttttaattaaatttactgcaataaattaataaaaattacacactattaaaagtaaaaatacacAACGTTGTCAATGACAGCCTGTCTCCGTAGTGTGCTATTatagttgaaaatatataaaaaaattctataaaaataaatgttttaaatcacTAAAGGTCTTTGAAACAAAAgcttttttctgattttttgaataaaaatctgaaaacttttatattaatcatgtaataaatttttgtgaaataagatttggtttacttttaaatttctatgttGCACGAGAGTTAcctatatttcaataattatcaacACATCTAGTTAGTGACATATAAAATGACAGTTTGCTCATTTAGCAGGTTACGGAAAGTCTGATACAAGGACACCATCGCAGGCTGaaacgatttattatttcgaaCACACACATAGCAAAGTAGGCCATGCAAAGTCAAAGAGATCTTCAAAAGTTGCGCAGGTATCAGTCCAAAACTGTGAACATCACATGATAAACGGCCGACACAGCTTTACTGAGgcagattaaaaaaaaggaaggacTACCTGATCCATTAGGGGAAAACAGAAACCAGCTCTGCGACGCTCTGCTCCTTGCATCCGCTGCCAATGACACTCAGTGAACGAGATATTCGCTTTCACCTTACTACTATCGCAACACACCTGCTTCGCTTTAGCTTAGATATCGTTAAATGGAATGTCACCCGTAAGTATACATTCACGGATAGCAGCGGGGTTGCGTCTCGCgcgataaatatacataataccAATTTAACTTAAGACAATGTTCCAAGTGCGAACTATCAAGCAACTAAAATCGTAGGGAAACAGTTTTCTCTATGTCATGCATTCTATGTCCAAAGTGCTACGGGTTTCTATTTGAAATCTGTGCGTTTGTAGCTGCTTGTGATCTCGTATATTCGTCTCTCAACGACGTGTAATGCGATAAGGATTTACAGTTGAACGTGGGAAAACTTGCGCTCACCCTAAGTGCGAGAAGAAGAACGGTGACAGCTTCGGGAACTCTCGGATGTTGCGTTTTGTAAGACAGTTCTTTGTACGCGAACATCGCGATGCTCGATAGGGCCACGCATCTCGCTATCCCGGTTGGTTCTCGTCGGCAGCTCCGCAAAAGTATCGTTACGATATGCTCCTGCAAAGTTCACAACacacataaaatttacaagatCTATCAGTTATTGAATTGTGTCGTACAAAAATCGTATCACCTTTGCTTCCGGACATGTCATAGTTACGATGTCGGGCCCGTTCGGTTGTAGCAGCGGCAGTTTGATCGTTCCGATAGGCATCGACAACAATGAGCCGATGATAGAAACAGCCTCTGTCCTGGGTGCctggaaaaaaatagtataaaaatgtatactaAAAAGATACATTGGATTTTTAACAGTAAAAAAGGCAAGAAAAGCCGAAAgcgcaaaatattataaattaacgtaCAAATATGTTTCAACCATAATTTTGGACCTTCCTCAATTAGACAAAGTATAAGGAAAAAGTTTaggttatattaaaaatatataaagatttaataaaattgtttttattttaaataactgtcaaaataaccttcgctctcaaactatcaaactgtcagaataatcgagataaccaatcagtgtcgcggaaaagcgtcaacaatactttcgatacattcgagtatcgatctttcatgccttttttaagagtggagaaaataattaaagaatagaCCGACtgcgtaaattaattttaatcgaaagaAGAATGCAAACGTTGAATACCTCGACATCCTGACTGCTGAGTATCACGTTAGCGGCGTGAATGTAGTCCAGAATCAGAAGGCTCGATCCCGGCAGATTCAGGCTGAACAATCTGGGTCCTGTGTATTTCACAAGCACGTGCAGAACTTTGCTGTCGTTGCTGGCGATCCCGCTATGAACGGCGCGATAGAAAAGCGTCAGATGCTGTTTCGGCAGACTGATGTCCAGCGGTTGTATCGTCAAGAGACATATGAGACGATACGCGGCTAGTTTGCCGATTTCGTATTGCTCCGGAAGTTGAATCGCCTGCGAAAAAGAAATACACACCGGAAATGAACACCGGAAAACGACATTTCTATGTCATGCGCGTATGTACCTTAAAACACCACGGTGCGATGACTGTTAGAGGTGGAATTAACTCCGGTGCCGGAGGCGTCGCCTGATTATCCCCGGATACTCCTTGATTTAAGCGAATCTAGATAACAATTaggtaaataatataatgagtCGACTAACATAAATAATCTTGGCCGCTATCTTTACAACAAGATTTAAACAACATCTTCTTTCCGGAAGCTAGCTAATTCTTACCTTGATCAACGTTTGTGTGAGCTGCACGAAGTAATCCATGACTTGGCCGTGCAAAACAGGATCGTGGATGTTATTGACATCTCCTAAGGCCGACAGCATACGCCGCCATAAAACGACAGCCACATCTGGCAACCATCCACGAACCCCTCCACCTGCCATAACTGATCTTCTTTCAGACGCGTCGTTTGTATCTGCGGAATAATAACGACTGTCAGATATACATGTCGACTTCAGATATGCGAGGGCACAactataatcaaatatatatattattaaatgacacaattgttatttatagTTCATGAAATTGCATAGTTAAGCTTCGTATTTTCTGCGcaacaagaaaaattatcaCAAGCTTAACACACGACAGAGTTTAATAAACCGACGGGGAagcgaaatatttaaaaaaagcgtAGGCTTAattaaagagatattttaattaattgtgctTCGTAATTCTCGCCTTGACTGCACGAGCGGTCATCGAAGCGTAGtgtattgttaattaaaacgaCATCATTCGATTAATATGAAATGTCACAGGATGATTAATGTAAAAACAAGATGTAAGAACTTTGTTCCGGAAATGTCAACGTGTTCACACTTGgtaaatgacaaattttcataCGCATCGTATAAATAATGTGACAGTCCGTACATACCAATGCTGCTACCATCAATATTCTCTATCTGTATCGGGCTATCCTTGTTGCTGTCAACGCCACTGCTGGGTGTCGGCGACGGGCATCGCGGCGACGGTGGCTCGCTATCGACTATAACAATGCTATCCAACGATTTCGCACGTCTGCTGGGCAGCATCTTCCGACCGGCCGCCGACGACGAAGTCGAGCCACTC from Linepithema humile isolate Giens D197 chromosome 2, Lhum_UNIL_v1.0, whole genome shotgun sequence encodes:
- the LOC105680013 gene encoding probable Rho GTPase-activating protein CG5521 isoform X3; the protein is MFSKKLHVDVKKSTLKIQDVKKDSATRFKHLKIVLENVDTDEAKGFFEGNFSHVYFILYDCFVSAEANLRQRVHKAHREELEQVLQLLEKVLTLLPELLNRRWQCHSLARILQKLLHPGNSWKLRRQAIRYFILWYQALGENAPEHIHQMFASLVPGFPPHQVSPYKCDRRAEGKKERLAKAGNSEEKDKREFYDSQLMQSTFHDNGPNQSPISQVDGGPILPPQSGEKPLDNETVRFLEALLEFMVTQVVKIEWRDKSTRQHKTFQFLLERFKVAYLRHICPEFDENFSLYKPNLELPTMRKPTNQNHDNYVLCKVALIKWVANFTHVAKKDGLFAHLSQSTTPNEENVESELRRVSVTQNPNDSTLLSPESAISQQDSQIQEDSTVSALMLVRDVLYGNRDNVNFVHELYRQAFLLDFNHAGAIRKAIAVYKDWIQMNVSFEIPPFMLEPLDGHKDRDLEEYQKSEMEKFPSENYRQTRLRNDSYLGAIHRENLFIRAGLQNVLQVFITQASNVFFLENSGPSASPTLLEEQTDSCKRVLNVYRYVVMHSRLEPATWEQLLRVLLQITSLVLSEKSSRRKQQDTIGGKLAPAIFQTLIVTWIKANLNVVISTQLWDQFLEVLTSLTQWEELIREWAKTLDTLTRVLARHVYNLDLNDLPLDRLSEQKSKKRRGVGSRAASTGSVQPPRKGSEENNTAPKESVTDHPLRDIRKVRPLPRSASDNNIYSSKARTKIPRQRTHTIHSGIPVLPLSIEQDMARLLSSGSTSSSAAGRKMLPSRRAKSLDSIVIVDSEPPSPRCPSPTPSSGVDSNKDSPIQIENIDGSSIDTNDASERRSVMAGGGVRGWLPDVAVVLWRRMLSALGDVNNIHDPVLHGQVMDYFVQLTQTLIKIRLNQGVSGDNQATPPAPELIPPLTVIAPWCFKAIQLPEQYEIGKLAAYRLICLLTIQPLDISLPKQHLTLFYRAVHSGIASNDSKVLHVLVKYTGPRLFSLNLPGSSLLILDYIHAANVILSSQDVEAPRTEAVSIIGSLLSMPIGTIKLPLLQPNGPDIVTMTCPEAKEHIVTILLRSCRREPTGIARCVALSSIAMFAYKELSYKTQHPRVPEAVTVLLLALRRMQGAERRRAGFCFPLMDQASHATVAQVACDSLLLLCDKADVLLELYPSVPSKIIQILSDTLGRMTTRERRGPLTVSMLFCLGEWAMHLGPAVLLQVFHGKPLLMTLFTVLNNIVQNKVGKEFSRTAKNHEEDDDFDLNIMLDNLVDEPSSKSPHKGNIQSVQLAAKMVMMHLINHLGHFPMGIGAARLSSLVVELDDVPGIDGDELSSAVFQAPNIQLLMLSNSIIMSLVELAALDAPGGGVTAGLTTAPSLVRVLLRDLAGKASWDSSILYSQPFVDDDLPLPFAKPVDWSAKLHVDDLNSVITPHNCTPRHTIRHREPHILPTFANAASDMDNLDDLLQYIGHTSPEVLTNPEVALNAPANPPQGHYLESETIATILNQRNVEQEHINNWSQHISMSASAISPPSCRPPPAPFHHCRLLFSHLGLSGWEQRRKLHLLAKNEKLLRELRNLDSQRSRETHKIAVIYVSQGQEDKNSILSNVTASKEYESFIARLAWEVELESHTGFLGGLVPGKASGVTAPYYATSFTEVLFHVATRMPSDSPESLLQKTRHLGNDEIHIVWSEHWRDYRRDIIPTEFCDVLIVIYPLKNKLYRVQISRKSEIPFFGPLFDECIVEDKVLPGLVRTTALAASRAKRSTLTLYQHYYEERARSIDTVMRNHKEATTFEEFTANVYSPVQPPSPFSGASSVSGSTTSVQSTASSNLAAALIDSHQGRSGLRSTSAASSDNRANRVLQNIFRVSDGSRVWFSNDIPDSTTLHGISPRPVKKMSFKTGPKQRANTQSTPPDSPRYK
- the LOC105680013 gene encoding probable Rho GTPase-activating protein CG5521 isoform X12; this translates as MFSKKLHVDVKKSTLKIQDVKKDSATRFKHLKIVLENVDTDEAKGFFEGNFSHVYFILYDCFVSAEANLRQRELSFHIVHKAHREELEQVLQLLEKVLTLLPELLNRRWQCHSLARILQKLLHPGNSWKLRRQAIRYFILWYQALGENAPEHIHQMFASLVPGFPPHQVSPYKCDRRAEGKKERLAKAGNSEEKDKREFYDSQLMQSTFHDNGPNQSPISQVDGGPILPPQSGEKPLDNETVRFLEALLEFMVTQVVKIEWRDKSTRQHKTFQFLLERFKVAYLRHICPEFDENFSLYKPNLELPTMRKPTNQNHDNYVLCKVALIKWVANFTHVAKKDGLFAHLSQSTTPNEENVESELRRVSVTQNPNDSTLLSPESAISQQDSQIQEDSTVSALMLVRDVLYGNRDNVNFVHELYRQAFLLDFNHAGAIRKAIAVYKDWIQMNVSFEIPPFMLEPLDGHKDRDLEEYQKSEMEKFPSENYRQTRLRNDSYLGAIHRENLFIRAGLQNVLQVFITQASNVFFLENSGPSASPTLLEEQTDSCKRVLNVYRYVVMHSRLEPATWEQLLRVLLQITSLVLSEKSSRRKQQDTIGGKLAPAIFQTLIVTWIKANLNVVISTQLWDQFLEVLTSLTQWEELIREWAKTLDTLTRVLARHVYNLDLNDLPLDRLSEQKSKKRRGVGSRAASTGSVQPPRKGSEENNTAPKESVTDHPLRDIRKVRPLPRSASDNNIYSSKARTKIPRQRTHTIHSGIPDTNDASERRSVMAGGGVRGWLPDVAVVLWRRMLSALGDVNNIHDPVLHGQVMDYFVQLTQTLIKIRLNQGVSGDNQATPPAPELIPPLTVIAPWCFKAIQLPEQYEIGKLAAYRLICLLTIQPLDISLPKQHLTLFYRAVHSGIASNDSKVLHVLVKYTGPRLFSLNLPGSSLLILDYIHAANVILSSQDVEAPRTEAVSIIGSLLSMPIGTIKLPLLQPNGPDIVTMTCPEAKEHIVTILLRSCRREPTGIARCVALSSIAMFAYKELSYKTQHPRVPEAVTVLLLALRRMQGAERRRAGFCFPLMDQASHATVAQVACDSLLLLCDKADVLLELYPSVPSKIIQILSDTLGRMTTRERRGPLTVSMLFCLGEWAMHLGPAVLLQVFHGKPLLMTLFTVLNNIVQNKVGKEFSRTAKNHEEDDDFDLNIMLDNLVDEPSSKSPHKGNIQSVQLAAKMVMMHLINHLGHFPMGIGAARLSSLVVELDDVPGIDGDELSSAVFQAPNIQLLMLSNSIIMSLVELAALDAPGGGVTAGLTTAPSLVRVLLRDLAGKASWDSSILYSQPFVDDDLPLPFAKPVDWSAKLHVDDLNSVITPHNCTPRHTIRHREPHILPTFANAASDMDNLDDLLQYIGHTSPEVLTNPEVALNAPANPPQGHYLESETIATILNQRNVEQEHINNWSQHISMSASAISPPSCRPPPAPFHHCRLLFSHLGLSGWEQRRKLHLLAKNEKLLRELRNLDSQRSRETHKIAVIYVSQGQEDKNSILSNVTASKEYESFIARLAWEVELESHTGFLGGLVPGKASGVTAPYYATSFTEVLFHVATRMPSDSPESLLQKTRHLGNDEIHIVWSEHWRDYRRDIIPTEFCDVLIVIYPLKNKLYRVQISRKSEIPFFGPLFDECIVEDKVLPGLVRTTALAASRAKRSTLTLYQHYYEERARSIDTVMRNHKEATTFEEFTANVYSPVQPPSPFSGASSVSGSTTSVQSTASSNLAAALIDSHQGRSGLRSTSAASSDNRANRVLQNIFRVSDGSRVWFSNDIPDSTTLHGISPRPVKKMSFKTGPKQRANTQSTPPDSPRYK